The Methyloceanibacter sp. wino2 nucleotide sequence GGCCGTATCAACCGGGCCAAATGGTGGGCCGGTGTGGTGATCCTCGGCATTATCAGCATCATTCTCGGGGTGCTGATCGAAGTGATCTTCGGAACGGGTTTCTTCGGTGGATTCCTGGCGACGGTCGTCGCGCTGGCCTTGTTCTTCCCCACCTATGCCGTCTGCGCCAAGCGGTTCCAAGACCGGGACAAGCCCGGAAAGATGGCCCTGTACGGATTGGTTCCCTCCCTCGTCGCGAGCCTCCTCGACGGCTGGGGCCTGACCGGCATAGGCGATCAGCTCAACATTATCGGCTGGCTCTGCGTCCTCGTGAATCTCGGCGTCGGCCTGTGGTTCCTGATCGAGCTCGGGATCCTCAAGGGAACGCCAGGGCCCAACCACTATGGCGGCGACCCGCTGGCAGCCCTGACCTAAGAGCCGTCGAAGCCTTCGACGCAGTCGACAGGCGGTCTTCATCAAGCAGACCGCGCTATTTCCGCCCTTACCGCTGCTTGCCATAGGAAGCGCGCGCGGTCATGTTCGTGAGCCGTGCCCGCTATGGTCGCGTCGCAATTCTAAGGACTTGGGTCATGTCATCGCCCGCCGATAACGCGGTCGCCATCGCGCAAGATTTGATCCGGTGCCCGAGCGTCACGCCAGTGGACGCAGGCGCCCTGGATGCGCTCGGCCGGCCTTTGGCGGCCGCGGGCTTTACGTGCGACCGGCTGACCTTCAGCGAAGACGGGACGGCGGACGTCGACAACCTCGTGGCGCATATCGGCAGCGGCGCCCCGCATCTGTGTTTCGCCGGCCATACGGACGTGGTTCCGCCCGGCGACGAAAGCTCGTGGGCCCATGCGCCCTTTTCCGCCGAGATCGCCGATGGGCGGCTCTACGGGCGCGGCGCCTCGGACATGAAGGGCGCGGTCGCCTGTTTCGCCGCGGCGGCGATCGACTATGTTGCCGAGCGCGGCGGCCAGGTGCCGGGTACGATCAGCCTCCTGATCACCGGCGACGAGGAAGGCACCGCGGTCAACGGCACCAAGAAGGTCTTGGCCTGGATGGAGGAAACGAACCTCGTTCCCGATCATTGCCTCGTGGGCGAGCCGTCCAACCCTGCCGTTCTCGGCGAGATGATCAAGATTGGCCGCCGCGGAAGCCTCACCGGACACCTCACCGTGACCGGTCAGCAAGGCCATGTGGCTTACCCGCATCTTGCGGCCAATCCGGTCAAGGGCATCGTCACGGCGCTCGCGAAGCTGTACGGGACGCCACTCGATTCCGGCAGCACGCATTTCTCGCCCTCCAATCTGGAAGTGACGAGCATCGACGTGGGCAATCCGGCCACCAATGTGATCCCGGCGCGGGCCGAAGCGCGTTTCAACATTCGCTTCAACGATAACCATGAGGCCGAAACATTGAAGGCCATGCTGCAGGAGAGCATCGCCGCCGCGCTTTCAGGCACCGACCTCACCTTCACGTTGGACTTTGCGCCGCATGGGGACGTGTTCGTGACGAAGCCCGGCGCGCTCGATCAACTCCTCAGCGAGGCCGTGACCGAATTCACCGGGAAGACGCCTGTGCTCTCCACCGACGGCGGTACGTCCGATGCGCGCTTCATCAAGGACTATTGCCCGGTGGTGGAGTTCGGACTGACGACCGAGACGATCCACAAGACGGATGAGAACGCCGCTCTGGCCGACCTCGAAACGCTGACCGCGATCTACCGCCGGTTCATCGCGCGCTATTTCGAGACGTTTGGCGACGCTGCCGGGGACAAGAATGGCCGGTGATCCGCGCCCCATCGGCGTGTTCGACTCGGGCATGGGCGGACTGACCGTGCTGCGGGCGCTGGCCGCCCGTCTGCCGGACGAGCACTTCGTCTATCTCGGCGACACCGCGCGCCTCCCCTACGGCACCAAGAGCCCTGACACCGTGCGCGCGTATGCGCTGCAGGCAACGCACCTTCTCCTCGGCGAGGACGTGAAGATGGTCGTGATCGCCTGCAACACCGCTTCGTCGGTGGCTCTGGAAGCGCTGCAGGAGGCGCTGGCGCCCTTACCCGTCATCGGCGTGATCGAGCCGGGCGCCCGCGCGGGCGTCGCGGCCACGCGCAACAAACGCATCGCCGTGCTGGCCACCGAGAGCACGGTCAAAGGCGGCGCCTACGCGCGGGCCATCCACCATCTCATGGCCGAGGCGCACGTGGAGCAACTGGCTTGCCAGGTCTTCGTCGCGTTGGCCGAAGAAGGCTGGGCGGACACGCGCGCCACCACGGCGGCCGTCGAAGACTATCTCGAACCGCTCTTCGCGCGCGCCGACGCACCCGACACGCTGGTGCTGGGCTGCACGCATTTCCCGGTCTTGGCAGCTGCTATTCAGCGCCATGTGGGCAACGGCATCACGCTCGTGGATTCGGCTGAGACCACGGCAGCGGCTGTCGCCGAGACGCTGGCGACCTCGACGCTGCAAGCCGGAAATAGCGGTGCGCCGCGCAACGTCCGCTTCTTCGCCACGGACTCGCCGGAGCGCTTCGCGAGGATCGGCGCCATCTTCTTCGGACAAGACATCGACGATGGCGCGGTGACGCTGGTCGATCTGAAGATGGCTTAGGCCAAAACGCGACCCGCTAGATCCTGGGCGGCGGCTCGGAGTCGGGCAGGCTTTCCGAGGCATCCGTCGGATCTTCGATAAGGTCCGGCTTGACCGGCGCGGGCTGCGAGGCCTCGTGCTCGATCTCCTTCATAAGACCTGTGAGCCAGCGACGCCCCAAAACGAGGAACACGGCCGCGAAATAGACGATGCCGCCGGCAACGACCAGCACGCCAAGGATCGTCTCTTCGCGGAACTTGGTCATCGAAGACAACGCGTTCTCGAGCCCAAGGCCACCGAAATAGAGCGCGACGGCGAAGGCGATCCCGATCACCGCGAGTTTCGTTACGGGGCCGCCGATGGCCGCGCCCGAGACGGCAAAGCCTTGCCGGCGCGCCAGGACCGCCAGCAGGACCAGATTGATCCAGGCCCCGATGCTAGTCGCAAGCGCAAGGCCGACCTGGGCCAGCGGGCCCATTAGTACGACCTTCAGCGCGATGTTCACCGCGGCGGCGAGCAGTGCCGCCTTCACGGGGGTCGCCGTGTCGCCGCGCGCATAGAAGGGCGCCGTGAAACTTCTCAGCAGCACGAAGGGAATGAGGCCGAGCGAATAGGCGGCAAGCGTATGACCCGCGGACAAAGCGTCCTGGCTCGTGAAAGCGCCGCGGGCGAACAGCGCCCGCATGATGAGGTCGGGGATTGCTATCGCCGCCGCTGCGCAGGGAAGCGTCAGCAGCAGTGCCAGCTGGATGCCACGCGCCTGGGCCGAGGCTGCGCCTTTCTTGTCCCCTGCCGCGAGCCGCCGCGACATTTCCGGCAGCAGCACAGTGCCGACGGCAATGCCGACGACACCGATCGGAAGCTGGTTGATGCGGTCGGCGTAGTAGAGCGCCGACAACGCGCCGGTTGGGAGGAAGGATGCGATCACCGTATCGGCGAAGAGCGCGAGCTGCACGCCGCCCGCCCCAATGATCGCGGGCCCCAGCGCCTTCAGGAATCGCCGTGTCGGCTCGTCGAGCTTGGGCATGCGCAGGCGGATGCCATAGCCGTGCATCTCCGCATCGCCGCCGACGAGGAGCACCATCGCGACGCCGGCGATCAGCACGCCCCAGGCGGCGGCGTGGCCCGCGCTCTCGAAATAGGGTGCGAGTGCCAGCGTGGCGATCAGCGAGACGTTGAGCAGGATTGAAGCGCCTGCGGCCGACGCAAACCTGTTGTTGGCATTCAAGATGCCGGCGAACAGCGTCTCCAGCGACACGAGTGCGAGATACGGGAAGGTGATGCGGGTGAGCGCGACGGCGAGATCGAAGCGTTGAGGATCGTCGGACAGACCCGGCGCCAGCAGCATCACCACGTCCGGCGTGAACAGAAGCGCGATTGCCAGCAAGACGAGGTTGATGGCGATGAGGGCGGCGCCGACCTGGTCCGCGAAGAGCTTGGCCGCAGGGAGCCCCGCCTTTTCCAGCGTGTGGGCATAGGCCGGCACGAAGGCCGCCGCGAACGCGCCTTCGGCGAAAATCGCGCGGAAATGGTTGGGCAGGCGGAAGGCGACGAAGAAGGCGTCGGCGACCGGGCCGGCGCCGAGGATGGCGGCCATCACCACGTCGCGAATGAATCCCGAGAGGCGCGATACGAGCGTCAGCCCGCCGACGGTGGCAATGCGCCTGATCATGGCTGTGTCCCCTTCGCCCGCTCGGGCGCCCACCCAGGCTTAATAGTCGACCTTGACCAGGTAAAGGCCGCAAGCAGGCGCCACGGGTCCGCAGGCCGCCCGGTCGCGCGCGTCCAAGGCTGCTTTCAGGTCGTCGGCGGTCCAGCGGCCTTCGCCGACGCATTTCAGCGAGCCGACCATGGAGCGCACCTGATTGTGCAGGAACGAGCGCGCGGAGGCCTCAACCCGGATGATCTCGCCATGCCGCGACACGTCCAGCCGGTCGAGCGTCTTTTCGGGCGACGCCGCCTGACACTCCGAGGAGCGGAAGGTCGTGAAGTCGTGATGGCCAATAAGGGATTGCGCGGCTGCATGCATGGCCCCGGCGTCGAGCGGCTTGAACACGCCCCAGGCCCGGTCCTTCTCTAATGCCAACGGCGGCCGGCGATCGACGATGCGATAGACATAATGGCGCGCCTTGGCCGAGAAGCGCGCATCGAAACTCTCGGCCACCTTCTCGCACGACAGGACAGCGATTGGGTCCGGGCGCACCTGCGCGTTGAGAGCGTCGCGCACCCGCGCCGGCTCCCAGTCCTTTTCGAGATCGAGATGGGCAACCTGCCCAGTCGCGTGAACGCCCGCGTCGGTGCGCCCCGCCCCGCGCGGGATCGCCGGCTCGCCGGAGAAGGCCTCGACCGCTTGCGCGAGCCGCCCCTGAACGGACATCGGCCCGTCCTGCAACTGCCAGCCCACGAACGGCGTGCCGTCGTATTCCAGAAGGAGTTTGTAGCGGGGCATGGTCTCGCGCCCGCCTAGATAAACGTGCTGCCGACCGGCAGGTCGACGCCGCGCAGGAAGGCGTCCGCCAGCATGGGCTTCTTGCCGGCGCGCTGCACCCGGGTGAGGCGCACCGCACCGTCGGCACACGCCACCGTGAGACGGTCGTCAAGGAGCGTGCCGGGGGCGCCGCGTCCCGTCTCCAGCGTCGAGCCCTGGACCTTCACGCGTTCGGCCTTACCGTTCTGGACAATCTGGAACCAGGCGCCGGGATAGGGCGACAGTCCGCGAATGTGATTGTGCACCTCTTGCGCGGGCCGCGCCCAATCGATGCGCGTCTCTTCGTTGCTGAGCTTCGCCGCATAGGTCGCAAGGTTGCCGTCCTGCTCCACGCAGTGAAGCTTGCCCTCAACGAGCGAGCCGAGCACTTCCACCATCAGCTCGGCGCCGAGATCCGAAAGCGCATCATGCAACTCGCCAGCCGTCATGTCGGGGCCGATCGCGACGCGGTCCATGAGGCAGACAGGGCCCTCGTCGAGCCCTTGCGTGACCCGCATGATGGCGACGCCGGATTCCGCATCGCCCGCCATGATCGCGCGGTTGATCGGCGCCGCGCCCCGCCAGCGGGGCAGCAGCGACGCGTGGATGTTGAACACGCCGCGCCGCGTGCCGTTCAGGACCATTTCCGGCAGGATGAGCCCATAGGCGACGACAACGGCGGCGTCCGCTTCGAGCGCGGCAAAGCGCTTCTGCTCGGCGGGGCTCTTGAGACTTTCCGGCACCCGCACGGGCAGCCCGAGCGCTTCGGCTTCCTGGTGCACCGGCGAGTTGCGCACCGTCATGCCGCGGCCGGCGGGCCGCGGCGGCTGCGTATACACCGCCACAATGTCGTGCTCCGCCTTGGCGATAGACAGCAGCGCCGGAACGGCGAAATCCGGCGTGCCCATGAAGATGATCCGCATGGGCCGGTCTTAGGCCGGTTCGATGCGCATGGGAAGACGCTTCGCGGGCTGGGAAGCCGCTTAGCGGGATGGAACGCCGCTTCGCGGGGCTAGACCGCCGTGGCGCGCTTTTGCTTGGTGAATTTCCGCACGATCATGTCGCGCTTCAGGCGCGACAGATAGTCGATGAACAGAACCCCGTTCAGATGATCGACCTCGTGCTGGACGATCGTGGCCAGAAAGCCCTCGAGTTCCGCCTCCTGAGACTTGCCCTCGCGATCGAGATACGACACGCGGGCCATCGAGGGACGCTCGACCTCCGCCGTGACGTCGGGGATCGACAGGCAGCCTTCTTCATGCACGCGCATCTCGTCGGACCGCTGCAGAATCACAGGGTTCGCCATGACGAGCGGCGCAGGCTCCTCCTCGTCGCGGGCCGGATCCATTACGATCACACGGCGCAGAATGCCGATCTGAGGCGCGGCCAGGCCGACGCCCGGCGCGTCGTACATCGTCGCCAGCATGTCGTCCATCAGCGTGCGCAATTCGTCGTCCACGCGTTCGACGGGGTCAGCCGTCTGGCGCAGCACCGAATCGGGGATGGTGACGATGGGATGGATGGTAGCCATGACTGACGCTGACATAAGGACCGAGGCGGCTCCGGTCAATGCGCTGCATCGACCCCGGGTGGATCGCGCTCCCAGAGCGCGTGTTCCTGTTTTGGTCTAGCCTCCCGAATCAGCCTATAGCTAGGCACCATGGTCCTTGAGCCCCTGCATATTGGGACGATGACGATCGACCCCGTTCTGGTGGGCCTTGTGCTCGCCGGCGTGGCCGTGCTCGCCCTCCTGATTCTGGCGATCGTGATGGTGGTGCACCTTACCCGCCGGAAGCAGGACGCCGCCGCGCAGGGCGACCAGCTCGGAGAACTGCGCGTGCGGCTTCAGACGCTTGCGGAGATCAGCGTGACGCGGCACGGCGAGTTGGCGCGCGCCGTGAACGAACGCCTGGACCGCATGACCCACAAGGTGGGCACCGATCTCAACGAGAGCGCCCGTAAGACACACGAGACCATTTCGCGCCTGAACGAGCGGCTGGCCGTCATCGACACGGCCCAGAAAAACCTCACCGAACTCTCGGGCAACATGGTCAGCCTTCAGGAGATCCTGGCGAACAAGCAGGCGCGCGGCGCCTTCGGCCAGATCCGCATGGAGGCCATCATCAAGGACGGCCTCCCAGCCGGCGCCTACACTTTCCAGGCCACGCTCTCCAACAACACGCGGCCCGACTGTCTCCTGCACATGCCGAACACACCGGCGGGCGTCGTGATCGATGCCAAGTTTCCGCTGGAAGGCTTCGAGGCCTTTCGCACCGCCCGCGGAGATGAGGAGAAGAAAATCGCCGCCCGGCGCATTCGCACCGATGTGGGCAAACATATCGATGCGATCGCCGAGAAATATCTTATCCCCGGTGAGACCCAGGACACCGCCATTTTATTCGTGCCGTCCGAGTCCATCTCGGCGGATCTGTCGGAGCACTTCCCCGATATCCTCCAGAAGGCACATCGCGCCCGCATCGTGATCTGTGCGCCGAACATGCTGATGCTCGCGGTGCAGACCATGCAGGCCATCCTCAAGGACGTGCAGATGCGCGAGCAGGCTCATCTCATCCAGCGCGAAGTGGCAACGCTCATGGCGGACATGGGACGCTTCCGCGACCGCGTGCTCGATCTGCAGCGGCACTTCGGCCAGGCCAATGCCGATATCGACAAGATCCTCACCTCCGCGGACAAGATCACGAAGCGCGGGCAGAAGATCGAGCAGCTCGACTTCGACGAAGAAGCCAAAACCGCACGGGACACCAAAGCCGTGGAGCACGGCACGCCCGCCGCGCCGGCGGCCGCATCCGCCCCCAACGTCACGCAGGCTGGCGCCACACGCGCGCCCGGCAAGGGGCCGCGCATCATCCGTCAGCCGGATCTACTGGCCGGCGAATAACGTCACGACAGGGATTTGGGGGAAAGAGATGGATCCGACCGTCGCAGAAACCGTGAAAGAGTCCATGTGGATCTCCACCATGAACGTGTCGATGCTCGATCAGATCGCCGTTGGTGGCGCCACGAGCCTCGTCAATCTATTCATTCATGCGATTCTGGTCGGCGCCATCGCCGCGACTTTGCGGAACCTCGCGAACACGGACGCCTCGTTTCCCGGCTTCGTGCAGTACATGCTCGTGATCGTCGCGACGGGCACACTTCTCGTCGTCGGCCATTTCGGCGAATGCGTGATCTGGGCCTACACATATAAATGGGTCGGCGCGGTGCCCAAGGACACGGACCTCATCTATTTCGCCTTCGGCAACTATACGACGCTCGGCTATGGCGACGTCGTGCCCGTGCCGCAATGGCACATGCTTGGACCGCTCACGGCCTTGAACGGCGTCATGCTGATCGGCTGGTCGACCGCGCTCGTCTATGACCTGCTGCACCGCTCGGTCCAGAGCCCGAGCAAGAGCTAGGACGCATCTGCGCGGTCGGCACTATCGACGGCGCCATCGCCGCTACGGCGGAAGAGCTTCTGCAGCGGCCAAAGCCCATGCTTCGGCGAGAACAGGAAGGCCATGAAGAACGCGAAAGCCTGCACCAGTACGATGCAGGCGCCGGTCGCGCCGTCAATGTGGAAGCTGACGAGGGTGCCGAGCACCGCGGAACCGCATGCCACCGCGACGGCGATCACCAGCATGCGTTCGAAGCGGTCCGTGAGGATATAGGCCGTGGCACCCGGCGCGATCAGCATGGCGATGACGAGGATGATACCTACCGCCTTGATCGAGCTGACGATGGTCAGCGAGAGCAAGATCAGAAGCCCGTAATGCAGCACGTTGACCGGCAGACCGATGGCGCGGGCGTGGTTCGGATCGAAACAATACAGCAGAAGGTCGCGGCGCTTGGCGAACACGATGAGAAGCGTGCCGCCGGCGATGATTGCCGTTTCTAGGAGATCGCCCGTAGTCACGCCGAGAACGTTGCCGAACAGGATGTGGTTGAGATGCTGGTCCGTCTCGACCTTGGTGAAGAGCACCAGCCCGAAGCCGAACATGCCTGAGAACACGATGCCCATGACCGTGTC carries:
- a CDS encoding potassium channel family protein, which codes for MDPTVAETVKESMWISTMNVSMLDQIAVGGATSLVNLFIHAILVGAIAATLRNLANTDASFPGFVQYMLVIVATGTLLVVGHFGECVIWAYTYKWVGAVPKDTDLIYFAFGNYTTLGYGDVVPVPQWHMLGPLTALNGVMLIGWSTALVYDLLHRSVQSPSKS
- a CDS encoding metal ABC transporter permease — translated: MDPIAFFVEPFAYDFMQRALGMSLLVAAVCAVLSCYLVLKGWSLMGDAISHAVLPGIVIAFVLGIPLAVGAFVAGLACALMTGYLKYNSRVKEDTVMGIVFSGMFGFGLVLFTKVETDQHLNHILFGNVLGVTTGDLLETAIIAGGTLLIVFAKRRDLLLYCFDPNHARAIGLPVNVLHYGLLILLSLTIVSSIKAVGIILVIAMLIAPGATAYILTDRFERMLVIAVAVACGSAVLGTLVSFHIDGATGACIVLVQAFAFFMAFLFSPKHGLWPLQKLFRRSGDGAVDSADRADAS
- the dapE gene encoding succinyl-diaminopimelate desuccinylase, translated to MSSPADNAVAIAQDLIRCPSVTPVDAGALDALGRPLAAAGFTCDRLTFSEDGTADVDNLVAHIGSGAPHLCFAGHTDVVPPGDESSWAHAPFSAEIADGRLYGRGASDMKGAVACFAAAAIDYVAERGGQVPGTISLLITGDEEGTAVNGTKKVLAWMEETNLVPDHCLVGEPSNPAVLGEMIKIGRRGSLTGHLTVTGQQGHVAYPHLAANPVKGIVTALAKLYGTPLDSGSTHFSPSNLEVTSIDVGNPATNVIPARAEARFNIRFNDNHEAETLKAMLQESIAAALSGTDLTFTLDFAPHGDVFVTKPGALDQLLSEAVTEFTGKTPVLSTDGGTSDARFIKDYCPVVEFGLTTETIHKTDENAALADLETLTAIYRRFIARYFETFGDAAGDKNGR
- the def gene encoding peptide deformylase — its product is MATIHPIVTIPDSVLRQTADPVERVDDELRTLMDDMLATMYDAPGVGLAAPQIGILRRVIVMDPARDEEEPAPLVMANPVILQRSDEMRVHEEGCLSIPDVTAEVERPSMARVSYLDREGKSQEAELEGFLATIVQHEVDHLNGVLFIDYLSRLKRDMIVRKFTKQKRATAV
- a CDS encoding DNA recombination protein RmuC produces the protein MTIDPVLVGLVLAGVAVLALLILAIVMVVHLTRRKQDAAAQGDQLGELRVRLQTLAEISVTRHGELARAVNERLDRMTHKVGTDLNESARKTHETISRLNERLAVIDTAQKNLTELSGNMVSLQEILANKQARGAFGQIRMEAIIKDGLPAGAYTFQATLSNNTRPDCLLHMPNTPAGVVIDAKFPLEGFEAFRTARGDEEKKIAARRIRTDVGKHIDAIAEKYLIPGETQDTAILFVPSESISADLSEHFPDILQKAHRARIVICAPNMLMLAVQTMQAILKDVQMREQAHLIQREVATLMADMGRFRDRVLDLQRHFGQANADIDKILTSADKITKRGQKIEQLDFDEEAKTARDTKAVEHGTPAAPAAASAPNVTQAGATRAPGKGPRIIRQPDLLAGE
- the murI gene encoding glutamate racemase, with the protein product MAGDPRPIGVFDSGMGGLTVLRALAARLPDEHFVYLGDTARLPYGTKSPDTVRAYALQATHLLLGEDVKMVVIACNTASSVALEALQEALAPLPVIGVIEPGARAGVAATRNKRIAVLATESTVKGGAYARAIHHLMAEAHVEQLACQVFVALAEEGWADTRATTAAVEDYLEPLFARADAPDTLVLGCTHFPVLAAAIQRHVGNGITLVDSAETTAAAVAETLATSTLQAGNSGAPRNVRFFATDSPERFARIGAIFFGQDIDDGAVTLVDLKMA
- a CDS encoding DUF805 domain-containing protein encodes the protein MGETMDLQYIFTSLDGRINRAKWWAGVVILGIISIILGVLIEVIFGTGFFGGFLATVVALALFFPTYAVCAKRFQDRDKPGKMALYGLVPSLVASLLDGWGLTGIGDQLNIIGWLCVLVNLGVGLWFLIELGILKGTPGPNHYGGDPLAALT
- the murJ gene encoding murein biosynthesis integral membrane protein MurJ, yielding MIRRIATVGGLTLVSRLSGFIRDVVMAAILGAGPVADAFFVAFRLPNHFRAIFAEGAFAAAFVPAYAHTLEKAGLPAAKLFADQVGAALIAINLVLLAIALLFTPDVVMLLAPGLSDDPQRFDLAVALTRITFPYLALVSLETLFAGILNANNRFASAAGASILLNVSLIATLALAPYFESAGHAAAWGVLIAGVAMVLLVGGDAEMHGYGIRLRMPKLDEPTRRFLKALGPAIIGAGGVQLALFADTVIASFLPTGALSALYYADRINQLPIGVVGIAVGTVLLPEMSRRLAAGDKKGAASAQARGIQLALLLTLPCAAAAIAIPDLIMRALFARGAFTSQDALSAGHTLAAYSLGLIPFVLLRSFTAPFYARGDTATPVKAALLAAAVNIALKVVLMGPLAQVGLALATSIGAWINLVLLAVLARRQGFAVSGAAIGGPVTKLAVIGIAFAVALYFGGLGLENALSSMTKFREETILGVLVVAGGIVYFAAVFLVLGRRWLTGLMKEIEHEASQPAPVKPDLIEDPTDASESLPDSEPPPRI
- the truA gene encoding tRNA pseudouridine(38-40) synthase TruA, which translates into the protein MPRYKLLLEYDGTPFVGWQLQDGPMSVQGRLAQAVEAFSGEPAIPRGAGRTDAGVHATGQVAHLDLEKDWEPARVRDALNAQVRPDPIAVLSCEKVAESFDARFSAKARHYVYRIVDRRPPLALEKDRAWGVFKPLDAGAMHAAAQSLIGHHDFTTFRSSECQAASPEKTLDRLDVSRHGEIIRVEASARSFLHNQVRSMVGSLKCVGEGRWTADDLKAALDARDRAACGPVAPACGLYLVKVDY
- the fmt gene encoding methionyl-tRNA formyltransferase — protein: MRIIFMGTPDFAVPALLSIAKAEHDIVAVYTQPPRPAGRGMTVRNSPVHQEAEALGLPVRVPESLKSPAEQKRFAALEADAAVVVAYGLILPEMVLNGTRRGVFNIHASLLPRWRGAAPINRAIMAGDAESGVAIMRVTQGLDEGPVCLMDRVAIGPDMTAGELHDALSDLGAELMVEVLGSLVEGKLHCVEQDGNLATYAAKLSNEETRIDWARPAQEVHNHIRGLSPYPGAWFQIVQNGKAERVKVQGSTLETGRGAPGTLLDDRLTVACADGAVRLTRVQRAGKKPMLADAFLRGVDLPVGSTFI